A portion of the Pseudoalteromonas luteoviolacea genome contains these proteins:
- a CDS encoding S41 family peptidase — translation MKFFVSISPPCNLKRAMTCLCALFLISLFFHVQAKQISHAHMEEILYHIQTYYVEEVPTSHIKQHNFNELFEQLDPYSKYLNEHELETLFSATNGRYTGIGIEVEEIENRIVIVDTLPGSPAEQAGIEGGDKLVAVNTHDVTNKSISEVSKLLREAKLSIIHITVEREEAHVTLALRRQEITLESVTSKLLKGDIGYISISSFNNHSYHDVARHINMLFAHSGLTLKGLVIDLRDNPGGTLNSAVAISDLFLQSGVIVTTKGRFFDANQKFYAVQGDILNGAPIMVLINSQSASAAEILAGALQDNKRALILGQGSFGKGSVQSLIPIGNGTSALKLTTARYYTPSGQSIEGTGIKPDIEYSKNTLSSLNKTAIMSTDKADKDLYARLEKHWQAARQLVVKQQPTVN, via the coding sequence ATGAAATTTTTTGTCTCTATTTCCCCGCCCTGTAACCTAAAGCGCGCGATGACCTGCCTATGCGCATTATTTCTTATATCACTGTTCTTTCATGTTCAAGCTAAGCAAATTAGTCATGCACATATGGAAGAGATCCTCTATCACATTCAAACGTATTATGTAGAAGAAGTACCTACCTCGCACATTAAACAACATAATTTCAATGAATTGTTTGAGCAATTAGATCCCTATTCAAAATATTTAAATGAACACGAATTGGAAACTTTATTCAGTGCAACCAATGGTCGCTACACGGGTATTGGTATTGAAGTTGAAGAAATAGAAAATCGTATTGTCATCGTCGATACATTGCCGGGTTCACCTGCTGAGCAAGCTGGTATTGAGGGGGGTGATAAACTCGTCGCGGTGAACACCCATGATGTCACCAATAAAAGTATCTCTGAAGTTTCCAAATTATTACGAGAAGCAAAGCTGTCGATTATTCATATAACTGTAGAACGCGAGGAAGCACATGTAACACTCGCTCTTAGACGGCAAGAGATCACCCTTGAGAGTGTCACCAGTAAATTACTCAAAGGAGACATCGGGTATATTTCCATCTCATCATTTAATAACCACAGTTATCATGACGTCGCCAGACACATTAATATGCTGTTTGCACATAGTGGGCTCACGCTAAAAGGCCTAGTGATTGATTTAAGAGATAATCCAGGCGGCACACTGAATAGCGCGGTGGCTATTTCAGATTTATTTTTACAAAGTGGCGTCATAGTAACTACCAAAGGGCGCTTTTTTGACGCTAATCAAAAGTTTTACGCAGTACAAGGGGATATATTGAATGGCGCTCCCATCATGGTTCTAATCAATAGTCAGTCAGCATCCGCTGCCGAAATTTTAGCTGGCGCATTGCAAGACAATAAGCGTGCTCTAATTTTAGGACAAGGGTCATTTGGTAAAGGCTCGGTGCAATCCCTGATCCCCATAGGAAATGGCACGAGTGCGCTAAAGCTCACTACAGCACGCTACTATACTCCATCAGGGCAGTCTATTGAGGGCACAGGCATAAAGCCTGATATTGAGTACAGTAAAAACACGCTCTCAAGTCTAAATAAAACAGCTATAATGAGCACAGATAAAGCTGATAAGGACTTGTATGCTCGGCTTGAAAAACACTGGCAGGCTGCTCGCCAATTGGTGGTAAAACAGCAACCTACAGTAAATTAA
- a CDS encoding murein hydrolase activator EnvC family protein, with the protein MVRGKLASLVFVISLFSAHAEANESQTKADLAAVQAELKKSQAAYKKQQASFSALKQRLQSFELEIARSAKALTLTQQGISENKQQQYALEQEGTQLNRRKHKLQKLLAAQLKSAYVTGSHDYSKMLLNQQKTAALERTISYYDYFNKARIQQLEDLKMVFVKLEENQQALVKSQQQLIALLEQQQIRQNDLQLAQKQRQTHLGKLNDKLLKTQSAIAYLEENETTLKTTLEALAEVQSPSEEVFIAKLDGLQRLKGKLAWPLKGKIKKQFGQRKHVGMNWKGVMIAGKTGTEVNSVAPGHVVYADWLNGFGWVIVLDHGKGFMSLYGHAQTLLKDVGDHVNPGDAIALVGQSGGQQNPGLYFEIRHKGSAVNPVKWCRSS; encoded by the coding sequence ATGGTAAGAGGTAAACTCGCCAGCTTAGTTTTTGTGATTTCATTGTTCTCGGCGCATGCTGAGGCCAATGAATCACAAACCAAAGCGGATTTGGCTGCGGTTCAGGCAGAATTAAAAAAAAGCCAAGCAGCTTATAAAAAACAACAAGCGTCTTTCAGTGCTCTCAAACAGCGCTTGCAGTCATTTGAACTTGAAATTGCCCGCAGCGCAAAAGCTCTGACACTAACCCAACAAGGTATCAGCGAAAACAAACAACAGCAGTATGCGCTTGAGCAAGAAGGCACGCAGCTTAACCGCCGTAAACACAAGTTACAAAAGCTGCTTGCCGCACAGTTAAAAAGTGCCTATGTTACTGGCAGCCATGACTATTCTAAAATGCTGCTCAACCAACAAAAAACCGCAGCACTTGAGCGCACAATTAGCTACTACGACTACTTTAACAAAGCAAGGATACAACAGTTAGAAGATCTAAAAATGGTCTTTGTTAAGCTAGAAGAAAACCAGCAAGCGCTGGTCAAGTCGCAGCAACAACTCATTGCACTCCTTGAGCAACAGCAGATCAGACAAAATGATTTACAGCTTGCGCAAAAGCAGCGTCAAACACATTTAGGCAAGCTGAATGATAAACTGCTAAAAACACAGTCAGCCATTGCTTACTTAGAAGAAAACGAAACCACCTTAAAAACCACCTTAGAAGCCCTCGCTGAAGTACAATCACCTTCAGAAGAAGTATTTATTGCCAAATTAGACGGTCTGCAACGGCTCAAAGGAAAATTGGCATGGCCACTCAAAGGCAAAATCAAAAAACAATTTGGCCAACGTAAGCACGTGGGTATGAATTGGAAAGGCGTTATGATTGCCGGTAAAACAGGCACTGAAGTCAACAGTGTCGCGCCAGGTCATGTTGTATATGCTGATTGGCTAAACGGTTTTGGTTGGGTCATTGTGCTTGATCATGGTAAGGGGTTTATGAGCCTATATGGCCATGCGCAAACTTTGCTAAAAGATGTGGGTGACCATGTAAATCCAGGTGATGCAATTGCGTTAGTTGGACAAAGCGGCGGACAACAAAATCCTGGGCTATACTTTGAAATACGGCATAAAGGAAGCGCTGTGAATCCAGTTAAATGGTGCAGATCAAGTTAA
- the gpmM gene encoding 2,3-bisphosphoglycerate-independent phosphoglycerate mutase, giving the protein MTTKKKPLVLIILDGWGYREETQSNAILAANTPVLDELWQSQPTTLISGSGLDVGLPDGQMGNSEVGHVNLGAGRIVYQDFTRITKAIDDGEFAHNPTLVKSIDDAVAQGKAVHLMGLLSPGGVHSHEDHIVASIELAAQRGAKDIYFHAFLDGRDTPPRSAQASIERIQTLFKTLGTGRLASIIGRYYAMDRDNRWERVEQAYNLMVCGEAEFDFTDGVEALEAAYQRDENDEFIKATTITPKGQQAVQINDGDAILFLNFRADRARQMTRAFVDADFGGFKKKKAPALSSFVMMTEYAADIEAPIAFAPEKLNNVLGEWLAKHDKTQLRISETEKYAHVTFFFSGGREDLFEGEKRELIPSPQVATYDLQPEMNSEMLTDKLIEAIQGGEYDAIICNYPNGDMVGHSGVFDAAVKACEAVDNCIGRVVAALKEHGGEALITADHGNAEQMQDPSTGQAHTAHTSEPVPFIYIGRDAEPQANKTLSDVAPTMLHLMGLEQPAEMTGSPIMRLK; this is encoded by the coding sequence ATGACTACGAAGAAAAAACCACTGGTACTTATCATTTTAGATGGCTGGGGATACAGAGAAGAAACACAAAGCAACGCTATCCTTGCTGCTAACACACCTGTACTTGATGAGCTTTGGCAATCACAACCAACGACGCTAATTTCAGGGTCTGGTCTAGATGTCGGTTTGCCTGACGGCCAAATGGGTAACTCTGAAGTAGGTCATGTAAATTTGGGAGCAGGTCGAATTGTATACCAAGATTTCACTCGCATTACTAAAGCAATCGATGACGGTGAATTTGCACATAACCCTACTTTAGTTAAAAGTATTGATGATGCTGTAGCACAAGGTAAAGCCGTGCACTTAATGGGCTTACTGAGTCCAGGTGGTGTACATAGCCATGAAGATCACATTGTAGCGAGCATAGAACTTGCTGCACAGCGCGGCGCTAAAGATATTTACTTTCATGCATTCCTCGATGGGCGCGATACACCACCACGTAGCGCACAAGCCTCAATTGAACGAATTCAAACGCTATTTAAAACCCTTGGTACAGGCCGTTTAGCATCTATTATTGGGCGCTATTACGCTATGGACAGAGATAACCGCTGGGAACGTGTAGAACAAGCCTATAACCTGATGGTTTGTGGTGAAGCTGAATTTGATTTTACCGATGGTGTAGAAGCGCTAGAAGCGGCTTACCAACGTGATGAAAATGATGAGTTTATCAAAGCCACTACCATCACGCCTAAGGGCCAGCAAGCCGTTCAAATCAATGACGGTGATGCGATTTTATTCTTAAACTTCAGAGCTGACCGAGCAAGGCAAATGACTCGTGCATTTGTTGACGCTGACTTTGGCGGCTTTAAGAAGAAAAAAGCACCGGCACTTAGCAGTTTTGTCATGATGACAGAATACGCTGCTGACATTGAGGCACCTATCGCATTTGCTCCTGAGAAATTAAATAATGTGCTAGGTGAATGGCTTGCCAAGCATGACAAAACACAGCTACGGATTTCAGAAACAGAGAAGTACGCACACGTTACTTTCTTCTTCAGTGGCGGCCGTGAAGACTTATTTGAAGGTGAAAAACGCGAACTTATTCCTTCACCTCAAGTAGCCACATATGATTTACAGCCTGAAATGAACTCAGAAATGCTCACAGATAAACTCATCGAAGCCATTCAAGGTGGTGAGTATGATGCCATCATCTGTAACTATCCAAATGGTGATATGGTGGGGCACTCAGGTGTATTTGACGCTGCTGTAAAAGCATGTGAGGCTGTTGATAATTGTATTGGCCGTGTTGTCGCTGCATTGAAAGAACACGGTGGTGAAGCACTTATTACTGCTGACCACGGTAATGCAGAGCAAATGCAAGATCCAAGCACTGGACAGGCGCATACTGCACATACCAGCGAGCCGGTGCCATTTATTTACATTGGCCGTGATGCCGAGCCACAAGCCAATAAGACACTGAGCGACGTAGCACCAACCATGCTGCACCTCATGGGTCTAGAGCAACCAGCAGAGATGACTGGTTCGCCAATTATGCGCTTAAAATAA
- a CDS encoding rhodanese-like domain-containing protein — protein MEQYITFFTNHPVLSIIWVVLAIMLVHSWYKSRFSSIRQINPQQLTLLINREDAQVLDMRGKKDFTAGRIAGAEMMNVDKAKQNDFGGLEKYKTKPIILVCSTGMTANNIAERMHQQGYEKIHVLSGGMSSWQSAGLPTTTGK, from the coding sequence ATGGAACAATATATAACTTTTTTCACCAATCACCCTGTATTAAGTATTATTTGGGTCGTCCTAGCAATCATGCTAGTACATAGCTGGTATAAAAGCCGTTTTTCATCAATCCGTCAGATCAATCCGCAGCAATTAACTTTGTTGATTAATCGTGAAGATGCTCAGGTCCTCGATATGCGCGGTAAAAAAGACTTCACAGCGGGTCGAATTGCTGGTGCAGAGATGATGAATGTCGACAAAGCGAAACAAAATGACTTTGGTGGACTTGAAAAGTATAAAACAAAGCCCATTATACTGGTATGTAGTACAGGTATGACTGCCAATAACATTGCTGAAAGAATGCATCAACAAGGGTACGAAAAAATTCACGTACTTTCAGGTGGCATGAGTTCATGGCAAAGTGCAGGTTTACCAACGACAACTGGCAAATAA
- the grxC gene encoding glutaredoxin 3 produces the protein MSNDVIIYTKDYCPFCHRAKALLDSKGVTYTEYDIAVQPELRDEMIEKANGGHTVPQIFINGQHIGGCDDMMALEAQGKLTQLLA, from the coding sequence ATGAGTAATGATGTAATTATCTATACCAAAGATTACTGTCCTTTCTGTCATCGTGCGAAGGCGCTGCTCGATAGCAAAGGCGTCACATATACAGAATATGATATTGCTGTACAGCCTGAACTTCGTGATGAGATGATCGAAAAAGCAAACGGCGGGCATACAGTGCCACAAATCTTTATCAATGGGCAGCACATCGGTGGCTGTGATGATATGATGGCGCTTGAAGCTCAAGGCAAACTAACCCAGTTATTGGCTTAG
- the secB gene encoding protein-export chaperone SecB, which yields MTEQNQNAAVEQQEGPQFNIQRIYTKDVSFETPNSPAIFQKEWTPEVKLDMDTRSAKLDEGVFEVVLALTVTATIGEETAFLCEIQQAGIFSVGELEELQLAHMLGAFCPNILFPYAREAVASLVNRGTFPQLNLAPVNFDALFAQYMQQRAAQEQTADA from the coding sequence ATGACTGAACAAAATCAAAATGCGGCAGTAGAACAACAAGAAGGCCCACAATTTAACATCCAGCGTATCTATACTAAAGATGTATCTTTTGAAACGCCAAATTCTCCAGCGATTTTCCAAAAAGAGTGGACGCCTGAAGTTAAGCTAGATATGGACACGCGTTCAGCTAAGCTAGACGAAGGTGTGTTTGAAGTTGTTCTTGCATTAACTGTTACCGCTACAATTGGTGAAGAAACTGCATTCCTATGTGAAATTCAACAAGCTGGTATTTTTTCAGTAGGTGAGTTAGAAGAACTGCAACTAGCTCATATGCTAGGTGCTTTCTGCCCTAACATTCTTTTCCCTTATGCTCGAGAAGCAGTTGCAAGCTTAGTAAACCGTGGTACTTTCCCACAACTTAACCTTGCACCAGTTAACTTCGACGCACTATTTGCTCAGTACATGCAACAACGTGCAGCGCAAGAGCAAACAGCTGACGCATAA
- the gpsA gene encoding NAD(P)H-dependent glycerol-3-phosphate dehydrogenase, producing MNTSQSAVTVLGAGSYGTALAICFARNGHRVTLWGRTQTDIEQLAAERKNQRYLPDIEFPASLTLETDLASAVQASQIILVVVPSHAFAHTLKKIQPHMQNGAQIAWATKGLEPDTGRLLEEVAKEILGEEVPLAVLSGPTFAKEMAAGLPTAISVSARNEGLRTELASLLHCSRSFRVYSNDDFIGIQLGGAVKNVIAIGAGMSDGFGFGANTRTMLITRGLAELCRLGCALGAKTETFMGMAGLGDLILTCTDNQSRNRRFGLALGQGKSVDDAMSSIGQVVEGYRNTKEVFLLAKRSGIEMPITEQIYQVLYEKKDVKEAAMALLGREQKSE from the coding sequence ATGAATACATCACAGTCTGCTGTGACCGTATTGGGGGCGGGGTCTTATGGCACCGCCCTTGCTATTTGTTTTGCTCGAAACGGTCACCGAGTAACTTTATGGGGACGCACGCAAACTGATATTGAACAGTTAGCTGCCGAGCGTAAAAACCAACGCTATCTTCCTGATATTGAATTTCCAGCCTCTTTGACGTTAGAAACCGATCTAGCTAGCGCAGTTCAAGCGAGCCAAATTATATTAGTTGTGGTACCAAGTCATGCTTTTGCGCACACCCTGAAGAAAATTCAACCGCACATGCAAAATGGTGCACAGATTGCTTGGGCAACTAAGGGCTTGGAGCCAGATACTGGCAGGCTTTTAGAGGAAGTGGCCAAAGAAATACTTGGTGAAGAAGTGCCTTTAGCTGTTTTATCAGGGCCTACTTTTGCCAAAGAGATGGCAGCAGGCTTGCCAACGGCTATTTCTGTTTCAGCAAGAAACGAAGGACTTCGCACAGAGCTTGCTAGTTTATTACATTGTAGCCGCTCATTCAGAGTGTACAGTAACGATGACTTTATCGGTATTCAGCTTGGTGGCGCAGTCAAAAATGTGATTGCCATCGGTGCAGGTATGTCTGATGGATTTGGCTTTGGTGCCAATACGCGCACAATGTTAATCACTCGTGGTTTGGCTGAATTATGCCGATTAGGATGCGCATTGGGGGCAAAAACTGAAACTTTTATGGGTATGGCAGGACTAGGCGATTTAATCCTTACTTGTACCGACAATCAGTCTAGAAATAGGCGCTTTGGTTTGGCACTTGGGCAAGGAAAAAGTGTTGATGATGCAATGAGCAGCATTGGTCAAGTCGTTGAAGGTTATCGCAATACCAAAGAAGTTTTTTTACTGGCAAAGCGCAGTGGTATTGAAATGCCGATCACAGAGCAAATTTATCAAGTTCTGTACGAGAAGAAAGACGTGAAAGAAGCAGCAATGGCATTGTTGGGCCGAGAGCAAAAATCAGAGTAA
- a CDS encoding DcaP family trimeric outer membrane transporter — translation MTTKINMKKRLAAIAVSSLLSGQAMAAELGNTSVKYGGYIKLDAIWSDFSDGTLGSQHIGRDFYVPGTTPVTPSTGEDAVFDMHARQSRFNFGTATKLDDGSTIKTKIELDFIASVGGNERVSNSYSPRIRQAFVTYKGWLFGQAWSNFQNVSALPETLDFVGPAEGTVFVRQAMAKYTVGNWSFSAENPESTVTTAGGVREVTDDAQMPDFTARYNYKADWGHFTIAALARQLTYKTGAADETESSFGISASGRVNFGKNNLKFMLTHGQGLGRYVGLNVAHGAVYDGTDLHAVDSTSGFIAYQHYWNSQWRSTFLYSYFSADNDTSLLNITGDPTDMTTSYSANILYSPVKKLTFGAEYKMANREVQSGAEGDLDRLQFSVKYVF, via the coding sequence ATGACAACTAAAATCAATATGAAGAAAAGACTTGCTGCAATTGCAGTGTCGAGTTTACTCTCAGGCCAAGCCATGGCTGCAGAGCTCGGAAACACAAGTGTAAAGTATGGCGGATATATCAAGCTTGATGCCATCTGGAGTGACTTTTCGGACGGGACATTGGGGTCTCAACATATAGGAAGAGATTTTTATGTACCAGGCACAACTCCTGTTACACCAAGTACTGGTGAAGATGCGGTATTTGATATGCATGCACGCCAATCACGATTCAACTTCGGCACAGCAACAAAGTTAGATGATGGCAGTACCATAAAAACCAAAATTGAGCTGGACTTCATCGCATCTGTTGGCGGGAATGAAAGGGTGAGCAATTCATACTCACCGCGCATTCGACAAGCATTTGTTACATATAAAGGGTGGCTATTCGGTCAAGCTTGGTCAAACTTCCAAAATGTCAGTGCTCTGCCTGAAACACTAGACTTTGTAGGGCCAGCTGAAGGCACGGTGTTCGTGCGTCAGGCAATGGCCAAGTATACAGTCGGTAACTGGTCATTTTCTGCGGAAAATCCAGAGAGCACGGTCACAACCGCAGGCGGTGTACGTGAAGTAACCGATGATGCGCAAATGCCAGACTTTACCGCCCGCTATAACTACAAAGCCGACTGGGGGCATTTTACCATTGCAGCACTCGCAAGGCAGCTTACTTATAAAACAGGCGCAGCAGATGAAACTGAAAGCTCCTTTGGTATTAGCGCTTCAGGTCGCGTGAACTTTGGTAAAAATAACTTAAAGTTTATGCTTACCCATGGCCAAGGTTTAGGACGCTACGTTGGTTTGAATGTTGCACACGGTGCAGTGTATGACGGCACAGATTTACACGCTGTTGATTCTACATCTGGGTTTATTGCTTACCAACACTACTGGAATTCCCAATGGCGATCGACTTTCTTATACTCTTACTTTAGCGCCGACAATGATACAAGCTTACTGAATATTACCGGTGATCCCACAGATATGACCACCAGCTATAGCGCCAATATACTGTACTCACCAGTGAAAAAGCTGACTTTTGGTGCTGAATATAAAATGGCAAATAGAGAAGTACAAAGTGGTGCTGAAGGTGATTTAGACAGACTACAGTTTTCAGTTAAATACGTCTTCTAA
- the acs gene encoding acetate--CoA ligase: protein MSQSIYPVPEAIKQAALVDDEQYQALYQQSIDDPEGFWEEHGKRLDWFTPYNKVKNTSFDKGHISIKWFEDGILNASYNCIDRHLEKNANKVAMIWEGDNPEHSENITFQTLHDEVAKLANGLKKLGVQKGDRVAIYMPMTPQAIYAMQACARIGAIHSVVFGGFSPSAIADRIKDSGAKVVITSDEGRRGGNAVPLKANVDEAVSQDSVTTIEHVIVHQLTGGEVEWNAHDVWWHELVADVSAECEPEPMNAEDPLFILYTSGSTGQPKGVVHTTGGYLVYASMTHEYVFDLKEDDVFWCTADVGWITGHSYMAYGPLVNGCTQVIFEGVPTYPTSGRIGEVVDKHQVTTLYTAPTAIRALMAKGDEPTASSKRTSLRIMGSVGEPINPEAWAWYYEQIGNSECPIVDTWWQTETGGIMITPLPGATDMKPGSATRPFFGIAPALFDAEGTTLEGAAEGNLVILDSWPSQARTVYGDHERFEQTYFSAYPGVYFTGDGCRRDEDGYYWITGRVDDVLNVSGHRLGTAEIESALVAHEAVAEAAVVGYPHDIKGQGIYVYVTPNEGVIVTDDLTKEVRSWVRKELSPIASPDMIQWSPGLPKTRSGKIMRRILRKIAANEYQQLGDTSTLADPTVVDELIENRLNR, encoded by the coding sequence ATGTCACAGAGCATTTATCCGGTACCTGAAGCGATCAAACAGGCTGCACTTGTAGATGATGAACAATATCAAGCACTGTATCAGCAGTCTATTGACGACCCTGAGGGGTTTTGGGAAGAGCATGGTAAACGCCTAGACTGGTTCACACCTTATAATAAAGTTAAAAATACGTCATTTGATAAAGGTCATATCAGTATTAAGTGGTTCGAGGATGGCATTTTAAATGCCTCATACAACTGTATCGATCGCCACTTGGAAAAAAATGCCAACAAAGTGGCGATGATCTGGGAGGGTGACAACCCTGAGCACAGTGAGAATATTACCTTCCAAACATTACATGACGAAGTTGCAAAATTAGCAAATGGTTTGAAAAAGCTAGGCGTTCAAAAAGGCGATAGGGTCGCTATTTACATGCCTATGACACCTCAGGCAATTTATGCAATGCAGGCTTGTGCGCGTATTGGCGCGATTCATTCTGTCGTTTTTGGTGGCTTTTCACCTTCTGCAATTGCTGATCGAATTAAAGACTCTGGTGCAAAAGTGGTTATTACGTCTGACGAAGGTCGCCGTGGTGGGAATGCTGTGCCATTAAAAGCCAATGTGGATGAGGCTGTATCGCAGGATTCTGTTACTACTATTGAGCACGTTATTGTGCATCAGTTAACAGGTGGCGAAGTCGAGTGGAATGCACATGATGTATGGTGGCATGAACTTGTCGCGGATGTTTCTGCCGAGTGTGAGCCTGAGCCGATGAATGCAGAAGATCCGCTTTTTATTTTATATACATCTGGTTCGACTGGTCAGCCAAAAGGGGTCGTGCATACAACAGGTGGCTACCTTGTTTATGCGTCTATGACTCATGAATACGTCTTTGACTTAAAAGAAGATGATGTTTTCTGGTGTACTGCGGATGTGGGTTGGATCACGGGTCACAGTTATATGGCATATGGCCCATTAGTGAATGGTTGCACACAAGTTATTTTTGAAGGCGTGCCTACTTATCCAACTTCTGGCCGCATTGGTGAGGTAGTCGACAAACACCAAGTGACAACTCTTTATACAGCGCCGACGGCAATTCGTGCTCTGATGGCAAAAGGCGATGAACCAACAGCGAGTTCTAAACGCACGAGTTTGAGAATTATGGGCTCTGTAGGCGAGCCAATAAACCCTGAGGCTTGGGCTTGGTATTACGAGCAAATAGGCAATAGTGAGTGCCCAATTGTTGATACCTGGTGGCAGACTGAGACTGGCGGAATTATGATCACGCCACTACCTGGCGCAACAGATATGAAGCCTGGTTCTGCAACACGTCCATTTTTCGGTATTGCTCCTGCTTTATTTGATGCTGAAGGCACTACACTGGAAGGCGCGGCAGAGGGTAATTTAGTTATTTTGGATAGCTGGCCATCTCAAGCTCGTACAGTATACGGCGACCATGAGCGTTTTGAGCAAACTTACTTCTCAGCTTATCCTGGTGTTTACTTCACAGGTGATGGTTGTCGTCGCGATGAAGATGGCTATTACTGGATAACAGGGCGTGTTGATGATGTATTAAATGTGTCAGGACATAGACTGGGGACTGCCGAAATTGAAAGCGCCTTGGTGGCTCATGAAGCTGTTGCTGAAGCGGCGGTAGTTGGTTACCCGCATGATATTAAAGGACAAGGCATTTATGTTTACGTTACACCAAATGAAGGTGTGATTGTCACAGATGATTTAACAAAAGAAGTCAGGAGCTGGGTGCGTAAAGAGCTTAGTCCAATTGCATCACCGGATATGATCCAATGGTCTCCTGGTTTACCTAAAACGCGTTCAGGCAAAATTATGCGCCGTATTCTGCGTAAAATTGCAGCGAATGAGTATCAACAGCTCGGCGATACATCGACACTTGCAGATCCAACTGTGGTTGATGAATTAATTGAAAATCGTTTAAATCGTTAA
- a CDS encoding response regulator transcription factor: MNQFLIADDHPLFREALKGALQNQFEGLEVIESESFEQTLERLSQYDDLDLLLLDLHMPGNGDLYGLIRIREDHPALPIVVVSGSEDLNVISKVMGYGAMGFIPKASSSQDIVSALQQVLDGETWLPADIKEKIEELGGEDRELAQQIASLTPQQYKVLQYLHEGLLNKQIAYELNISEATVKAHITAIFRKLGVYNRTQAVLIASKLQLEPIEAAK; the protein is encoded by the coding sequence ATGAATCAGTTTTTAATTGCGGATGATCACCCCCTGTTTAGAGAAGCGTTAAAAGGGGCGTTGCAAAATCAGTTTGAAGGCCTTGAAGTTATCGAATCTGAAAGCTTTGAGCAAACATTAGAGCGGTTGTCTCAGTATGATGACTTGGATTTACTGTTACTGGATTTACATATGCCAGGTAATGGTGATTTATATGGCCTGATCCGAATAAGAGAAGACCACCCTGCACTACCTATTGTTGTGGTTTCTGGTAGTGAAGATTTGAATGTCATCTCTAAAGTGATGGGCTATGGTGCAATGGGCTTCATTCCTAAAGCATCATCTTCTCAAGATATTGTCAGTGCGTTACAGCAAGTGCTTGATGGAGAGACTTGGCTTCCCGCAGACATCAAGGAAAAAATTGAAGAACTCGGGGGCGAAGATCGAGAGTTGGCACAGCAAATAGCCTCACTCACGCCACAGCAGTACAAGGTGCTACAGTATCTACACGAAGGCCTGCTGAATAAGCAAATTGCATATGAATTGAATATTTCAGAAGCAACGGTGAAAGCGCATATTACCGCTATATTTCGTAAACTTGGTGTGTATAACCGCACTCAAGCAGTATTGATCGCTTCCAAATTACAATTAGAACCAATCGAGGCGGCAAAGTAG